One window from the genome of Alkalihalobacillus sp. LMS6 encodes:
- the eis gene encoding enhanced intracellular survival protein Eis, with translation MSQKRKDDLELRFVTKEHSQDSLDLLNYVFQVTNQDVSQIGESQMARWKKPIFEQSSILGWFSKNKLISQMVVYPFSVNIHGRAYKMGGVTGVGTYPEYAGLGLMNDLMKQSLTVMKERGQTISYLFPYSIPYYRKKGWEIISDVITYTVRDTQIPKPYDVPGRIERVAFDDKDIRSAYDCFSKKENGAMIRNELAWDEHFKWERDDLIACVYYDEQEEPTGYMYYKVENETFYVKEMIFNNEEARRGLWNFIGAHFSMVYYVKGKIFENEPLSFFLEDGEIEEKISPYYMARIVDVEEFLRAFPFNPQTTHPLTLHIYDPMLEWNQDIFTITFENGQKVERNKNNTHVDATMDIQTLVTLLLNYKRAKDLKEIGRIDANEDTIRYLEQLIPDNQPWFSDYF, from the coding sequence ATGAGTCAGAAGCGAAAAGATGACTTAGAACTACGATTTGTTACAAAGGAGCACTCGCAAGATTCTTTGGATTTACTTAATTATGTTTTCCAAGTAACAAACCAAGATGTTTCTCAAATCGGCGAATCGCAAATGGCACGATGGAAAAAACCAATTTTTGAACAAAGTTCCATCCTTGGATGGTTTTCTAAAAACAAATTAATTTCGCAAATGGTCGTGTACCCCTTTTCCGTTAATATACATGGGCGTGCCTACAAAATGGGTGGCGTTACAGGAGTAGGAACCTATCCAGAATACGCCGGTCTTGGCCTTATGAATGATCTAATGAAACAAAGTTTAACGGTGATGAAAGAAAGAGGCCAGACGATTTCTTATCTTTTCCCTTACTCCATTCCCTACTATCGAAAAAAAGGCTGGGAAATTATTTCAGATGTCATCACCTATACCGTTCGTGATACTCAAATCCCGAAACCTTATGACGTACCTGGCAGAATTGAACGGGTCGCGTTTGATGATAAAGACATTCGCAGTGCATACGACTGTTTTTCAAAAAAAGAAAACGGCGCTATGATTCGAAATGAACTTGCCTGGGATGAGCATTTTAAATGGGAACGCGATGACCTTATCGCCTGCGTATATTACGACGAACAAGAAGAGCCAACTGGCTATATGTACTATAAAGTGGAGAATGAGACGTTTTATGTAAAAGAAATGATTTTCAATAACGAGGAAGCGCGTCGAGGATTATGGAACTTCATTGGCGCACACTTTTCAATGGTTTATTATGTAAAAGGAAAGATTTTCGAAAACGAACCACTCTCTTTCTTTCTCGAAGATGGTGAAATTGAAGAAAAGATCTCACCTTACTATATGGCACGAATTGTCGACGTAGAAGAATTTCTCCGTGCATTTCCTTTTAATCCTCAAACAACTCATCCGCTTACGCTGCATATTTACGATCCGATGCTAGAGTGGAATCAAGATATTTTTACGATTACGTTTGAAAATGGTCAAAAAGTGGAACGCAATAAGAACAACACTCATGTTGACGCAACGATGGATATTCAAACGCTTGTTACGCTTTTATTAAACTACAAGCGTGCAAAAGATTTAAAAGAAATTGGCCGGATTGACGCAAACGAAGACACCATTCGTTATTTAGAGCAGTTAATTCCAGATAATCAGCCTTGGTTCTCTGACTATTTCTGA
- a CDS encoding LLM class flavin-dependent oxidoreductase: MTQQVNVSALNLAPVREGKTVREALQHTIRSAQAAESYGYHRFWVAEHHNMHGVASSATAVLIGQIAQATKTIRVGSGGIMLPNHAPLIIAEQFGTLAALHPNRIDLGLGRAPGTDQLTAQALRRNGQSAHDFPSLVEELRHYFTPLSANPHVRAIPGEGEDVPVWLLGSSGYSAQMAGELGLPFAFAGHFSPKQIVPALNLYYDTFKPSSVLSEPYSMIAVNGIAAESEGEAHQLATSLYQQFLSMIRNRPGKLQPAVENMDTIWSPHEEQLVMEQLSGSFIGDGKTVAQQLKEFASTLRVNEVMIQTTVYDEDKQIDSYKQIMDAWQ; the protein is encoded by the coding sequence ATGACACAACAAGTAAACGTATCAGCATTGAATTTAGCACCTGTACGAGAAGGGAAAACCGTAAGAGAAGCGCTACAGCATACAATTCGAAGTGCACAAGCTGCTGAATCCTATGGCTATCATCGCTTCTGGGTAGCGGAGCATCACAATATGCACGGTGTTGCGAGCTCAGCCACAGCGGTTCTTATTGGACAAATCGCACAAGCAACAAAGACCATCCGAGTAGGTTCAGGAGGAATTATGCTTCCTAATCACGCTCCGTTAATTATAGCCGAACAGTTTGGTACACTGGCTGCCTTGCACCCAAATCGAATTGATTTAGGATTAGGAAGAGCGCCTGGAACTGATCAATTAACTGCACAAGCGTTAAGACGAAATGGACAATCTGCTCATGATTTTCCGAGTTTAGTGGAAGAGTTGCGTCATTACTTTACCCCATTATCGGCAAATCCACACGTACGAGCGATTCCTGGTGAAGGAGAAGATGTACCAGTCTGGTTGTTAGGCTCGAGTGGCTATAGCGCGCAAATGGCAGGGGAATTAGGTTTACCGTTTGCTTTTGCTGGTCATTTCTCACCAAAACAAATTGTCCCAGCGTTAAATCTTTATTATGACACCTTTAAACCGTCCTCGGTTTTAAGCGAACCGTACAGTATGATTGCGGTAAATGGAATTGCTGCTGAAAGTGAAGGGGAAGCCCATCAGCTCGCCACATCACTCTACCAACAATTTCTTTCCATGATTCGAAATCGACCTGGAAAACTCCAGCCAGCTGTGGAGAATATGGATACAATCTGGTCCCCTCATGAGGAGCAACTAGTGATGGAACAATTAAGTGGTTCTTTTATTGGCGATGGAAAAACCGTTGCGCAACAGTTAAAAGAATTTGCTTCTACATTGCGTGTCAATGAAGTGATGATACAAACGACAGTTTACGATGAAGACAAGCAAATTGATTCTTACAAACAGATCATGGACGCATGGCAATAA
- a CDS encoding type II toxin-antitoxin system SpoIISA family toxin: MLLLYQILVWLSVSGLAFYVFASWKWEDATKRKLPFIRKIWYALFTAGAALSWTLYPTSLFENWHYYLIVACLFVIIDAFVFLSAYVQRFGSNLFTIDTGQLIETNQEVLQLQEKRLKAFFRLLKSDTINVYYGGHDAYITGVREILLKFAEKTDIEANLFPFMTKAEKDHLLFHFSNKTVVSATLERQDVYYGEKDRLIFIPVILQGEHHVIKLSSEERIIEYDALLFASLVAIYDLLSFNEEDENKAHQLM, translated from the coding sequence ATGCTGTTACTTTACCAAATTCTTGTGTGGCTGAGCGTAAGTGGACTAGCATTTTATGTATTTGCTTCTTGGAAATGGGAAGATGCGACAAAGAGAAAACTTCCTTTTATCAGAAAAATTTGGTATGCCTTATTTACAGCAGGGGCTGCACTTTCATGGACACTTTATCCAACAAGCCTCTTTGAAAACTGGCACTACTATCTAATCGTTGCGTGTTTATTTGTTATTATTGACGCATTTGTATTTTTAAGTGCTTACGTACAACGATTTGGCTCAAACCTTTTTACAATTGATACTGGACAGCTTATTGAAACCAATCAGGAAGTATTGCAGCTCCAGGAAAAACGTCTTAAAGCTTTTTTCCGACTTTTAAAAAGTGACACAATTAACGTCTATTATGGTGGGCATGATGCATATATTACAGGTGTGCGAGAAATTCTTTTGAAATTTGCAGAGAAAACCGATATTGAAGCGAACTTGTTCCCCTTCATGACGAAGGCGGAAAAAGACCATCTTCTTTTTCATTTTTCAAACAAGACAGTCGTAAGTGCAACGCTTGAAAGACAGGACGTTTATTATGGTGAGAAGGATCGCTTAATTTTTATTCCAGTTATTTTACAAGGCGAGCATCATGTTATAAAGCTTTCATCAGAAGAACGAATTATCGAGTATGATGCGCTGTTATTTGCTTCTCTTGTGGCGATTTATGATTTGCTTTCTTTTAATGAAGAGGATGAGAACAAGGCTCACCAACTCATGTAA
- a CDS encoding LLM class flavin-dependent oxidoreductase: MKLSILDQVPRSSESTNEIALKETADLAVAAENLGYHRYWVAEHHDLDALLSPSPEILLAYIGAKTHSIRLGAGAILLPHYKPYKVAETFNMLANLFPGRMDLGLGRSPGGSAEASEALSTNFIEQINQMDAKVEELMHFIRRDFPESHRFSSLNAAPIPFEKPQVFMLGTSEKSAALASKHGLHYVYGHFMKEDDSETVLHAYRSQSNNGQAFACVSVLCADTQEEAERLHRSVRVWQVLQSMNQPMGWIPTKSEAEYVLNQMDADTRRKIEEGDTSTIVGDKQYVKKRLDHLAKTLEVDEFMVLTHAPELRDRLHSYRLLSEIYPQLVSL; the protein is encoded by the coding sequence ATGAAACTTAGTATCCTCGATCAAGTACCGCGATCGTCTGAGTCAACAAATGAGATTGCGTTAAAAGAAACGGCTGACTTAGCAGTGGCTGCTGAAAATCTGGGCTATCACCGCTATTGGGTTGCGGAACATCATGATTTAGATGCGCTTTTATCGCCTTCGCCAGAAATTTTGCTTGCTTATATAGGAGCAAAAACCCATTCAATTCGTTTAGGGGCAGGGGCGATTTTGCTTCCTCATTATAAACCGTATAAAGTGGCTGAAACATTTAATATGCTGGCAAATTTATTCCCAGGAAGAATGGACTTAGGATTAGGTCGATCCCCAGGTGGTTCAGCAGAAGCTTCAGAAGCATTGTCAACGAACTTTATTGAGCAAATTAATCAAATGGATGCAAAAGTTGAAGAATTAATGCATTTTATTCGTCGTGATTTTCCGGAATCACATCGTTTTTCTTCTCTTAATGCAGCGCCAATTCCATTTGAAAAACCTCAAGTCTTTATGCTAGGAACATCAGAAAAAAGTGCTGCTCTCGCTAGCAAGCATGGGCTTCACTATGTCTACGGTCACTTTATGAAAGAAGACGATAGTGAGACCGTGTTACATGCTTATCGAAGCCAGTCTAATAATGGACAAGCCTTTGCTTGTGTCTCTGTACTATGTGCAGACACACAAGAAGAAGCGGAACGTCTCCATCGTTCTGTTCGAGTGTGGCAAGTGCTTCAGTCCATGAATCAACCAATGGGTTGGATTCCAACTAAGAGCGAAGCAGAGTATGTATTAAATCAAATGGATGCAGACACCCGTCGAAAAATTGAAGAAGGTGACACAAGCACGATTGTTGGCGATAAACAATACGTGAAGAAGCGGCTTGATCATCTCGCTAAGACGTTAGAAGTAGATGAATTCATGGTATTAACACATGCGCCAGAATTACGCGACCGTCTCCATTCCTATCGTTTGCTGTCAGAAATTTATCCTCAACTCGTTTCGTTGTAA
- a CDS encoding PLP-dependent cysteine synthase family protein — MDVHVHVHELIGKTPIVEIRSFPVPEGVRLFAKLESYNPGGSIKDRLGQQLLKEALKNKRITSSGTIIEPTAGNTGIALALAAIGTNIKVIAVVPESFSIEKQQLIRGLGATVVNTATEKGMKGAIEKAKELAASLEDAYCPLQFQNPENPLTYYKTLGPEIYKQMDGQIDVFIAGTGSCGTFQGTAAFLKEQNQAIQTVVVQPEGSILDGGTIGPHRTEGIGMEFIPSYVIPSLFDRIHTITDTEAFSCVRALAKQEGILVGSSSGAVLKAGLNEAHRSNRPTNIVMIFADGSDRYLSKGIYEEDEN, encoded by the coding sequence ATGGATGTCCATGTTCATGTTCACGAACTCATTGGCAAGACACCAATCGTTGAAATTCGTTCCTTTCCAGTTCCTGAAGGTGTACGGTTATTTGCAAAACTTGAAAGCTATAACCCAGGTGGCAGTATCAAAGATCGTTTAGGTCAACAACTGCTAAAAGAAGCGTTAAAAAACAAGCGCATCACTTCTTCAGGAACCATAATCGAGCCTACAGCAGGGAATACAGGAATCGCCCTCGCGCTTGCCGCAATCGGAACAAACATTAAAGTCATTGCTGTTGTACCAGAAAGCTTTAGTATTGAGAAACAACAGCTCATTCGCGGTTTAGGCGCAACAGTAGTAAATACTGCAACTGAAAAAGGCATGAAAGGTGCGATTGAAAAAGCAAAGGAATTAGCTGCTTCATTGGAAGATGCTTATTGTCCGTTGCAATTTCAAAACCCAGAAAACCCTTTAACTTATTATAAAACCCTTGGACCAGAGATTTATAAACAAATGGATGGTCAAATTGATGTTTTCATAGCAGGAACAGGGTCTTGTGGAACGTTTCAAGGCACAGCAGCTTTTTTAAAAGAACAAAATCAAGCGATTCAAACGGTTGTTGTTCAACCTGAAGGTTCAATTCTTGATGGTGGAACGATAGGTCCACATCGAACAGAAGGAATTGGAATGGAGTTTATTCCATCATACGTTATTCCTTCTTTGTTTGATCGCATTCATACGATAACAGATACAGAAGCTTTTTCATGCGTACGTGCGTTAGCGAAGCAAGAGGGCATCTTAGTAGGAAGCTCATCTGGTGCAGTGTTAAAAGCTGGCTTGAATGAAGCACATCGGTCAAATCGACCAACAAATATTGTGATGATTTTTGCAGACGGATCTGATCGCTACTTAAGTAAGGGGATTTATGAGGAGGATGAGAATTGA
- a CDS encoding bifunctional cystathionine gamma-lyase/homocysteine desulfhydrase, with the protein MRQKTKLIHGGKGIDHATGAVNQPIQLSSTFKQDQIGLFKYEYGRTGNPTREAVEKLLADIEEGEYGFAFASGMAAITAVMKLLSPGDHIIITDDVYGGTYRFFTRFLEKEKISISFVDTSDILAVEEAILPETKALFVETPTNPLLKVTDLSRIGQVANEHQLLFIIDNTFATPYFQNPLRYGADVVIHSATKYLGGHSDVIAGAVIVKDDQLAAQLAYIQNATGAILGPHDSYLLMRGIKTLAVRMEEIETNTRQLVKFLQSHPNVKDVYYPGLLHHPGHATHALQSRGFGGIVSFTTISDELALQTVERTHYFTLAESLGAVESLISIPAKMTHASIPKERREALGIKDSLIRLSIGLEDVEDLAEDLEIALST; encoded by the coding sequence TTGAGACAAAAAACGAAGCTGATTCATGGTGGAAAAGGAATTGATCATGCAACAGGCGCGGTAAATCAACCCATTCAACTCTCAAGCACATTTAAGCAAGACCAAATCGGGTTATTTAAATATGAATATGGTCGTACAGGAAACCCAACCCGAGAGGCTGTAGAAAAACTACTTGCTGATATTGAGGAAGGCGAATACGGTTTTGCGTTTGCGTCAGGTATGGCTGCGATCACTGCTGTTATGAAGCTACTTTCTCCTGGGGATCACATCATTATTACGGATGATGTGTATGGAGGAACGTATCGTTTTTTTACTAGATTTTTAGAAAAAGAGAAGATATCCATTTCGTTTGTGGATACAAGTGACATTTTAGCAGTTGAAGAAGCAATCTTACCAGAAACGAAGGCTCTTTTCGTTGAAACGCCAACAAATCCTTTGCTTAAAGTGACAGACCTTAGTAGAATAGGTCAAGTAGCAAATGAACATCAGCTACTGTTTATCATTGATAATACATTTGCCACACCATACTTTCAAAATCCGTTGCGGTACGGTGCAGATGTTGTGATTCATAGTGCAACGAAATATTTAGGTGGTCATAGTGATGTTATAGCAGGAGCGGTCATTGTAAAAGATGATCAATTGGCTGCTCAACTAGCGTATATCCAAAACGCAACAGGAGCCATTTTAGGTCCGCATGATTCCTATTTATTAATGAGAGGAATTAAAACACTGGCAGTACGAATGGAAGAAATCGAAACAAACACGAGACAGCTCGTGAAATTTCTGCAAAGTCACCCGAATGTGAAGGATGTGTATTATCCTGGTTTACTTCACCACCCGGGTCATGCGACACACGCGCTTCAATCAAGAGGGTTTGGCGGTATCGTATCTTTTACGACGATCAGTGATGAACTCGCGCTACAGACAGTAGAGCGCACCCATTACTTTACGCTCGCAGAAAGTTTAGGTGCAGTAGAGAGTTTAATTTCGATTCCGGCAAAAATGACCCATGCTTCGATACCTAAAGAAAGACGTGAAGCACTTGGAATTAAAGATTCGCTTATACGTTTGTCTATTGGCTTGGAAGATGTAGAAGATTTAGCAGAAGACTTGGAAATTGCGTTATCGACTTAA
- a CDS encoding exodeoxyribonuclease III produces MKFISWNVNGIRACVKKGFLDFFQEVDADFFCLQEIKMQEGQLMLDLPGYEQYWNYAERKGYSGTAIFTKHSPLNVHYGLGEDFPDLEGRVITLEYEQFYLMTMYTPNAKRDLSRLGYRMEWEQEVRMYIQSLQESKPVILCGDLNVAREGIDVKNDRANIGNAGFTDQERGKFERLMTSGFIDSFRYFYPTDDESFTWWSYMAKVRERNIGWRIDYFLVDQNLESRLKDASIYAHIYGSDHCPVGMELTTGSKC; encoded by the coding sequence ATGAAGTTTATATCGTGGAATGTGAATGGCATACGTGCTTGTGTGAAAAAGGGATTTTTAGATTTTTTTCAAGAAGTAGACGCCGATTTCTTTTGTCTACAAGAGATCAAAATGCAGGAAGGACAGTTGATGCTAGACTTACCTGGCTATGAGCAATATTGGAATTATGCAGAAAGAAAAGGGTATTCAGGGACAGCTATTTTTACAAAGCATTCCCCGCTTAACGTCCATTATGGTTTAGGCGAGGACTTTCCAGATTTGGAAGGCCGGGTCATCACCCTTGAATACGAGCAATTTTATTTAATGACGATGTATACACCGAATGCAAAGCGGGATTTAAGTCGACTTGGGTATCGAATGGAGTGGGAACAGGAAGTGCGCATGTACATTCAATCGTTACAAGAATCAAAACCAGTTATCTTATGTGGAGATTTAAACGTCGCTCGAGAAGGAATTGATGTTAAAAACGACCGCGCTAATATTGGAAATGCTGGTTTTACGGATCAAGAGCGTGGCAAGTTCGAGCGTCTTATGACATCTGGCTTTATTGATTCATTTCGTTACTTCTATCCAACTGACGATGAGTCTTTTACATGGTGGTCGTATATGGCGAAGGTTCGTGAACGGAATATCGGCTGGCGGATCGACTATTTTCTAGTGGATCAAAATCTTGAATCAAGGCTAAAAGACGCGAGCATTTACGCTCACATCTATGGAAGTGATCATTGTCCGGTAGGGATGGAATTAACAACAGGAAGCAAGTGTTAG
- a CDS encoding YebC/PmpR family DNA-binding transcriptional regulator translates to MGRKWNNIKEKKASKDANTSKIYAKFGREIYVVAKQGEPDPEANQALKVVLERAKTYNVPKAIIERALEKAKGGADENYDHLRYEGFGPNGSMLIVDALTNNVNRTASDVRAAFGKNGGNMGVSGSVSYMFDHTAVIAFEGKSADDTLELLMEADLDARDILEEDELVVIYADPDQLQPVQEALKQAGIQSFNLVETSMLPQTEVHLDEESETQLEKLIDALDDLEDVQQVYHNVAFTE, encoded by the coding sequence ATGGGGCGTAAATGGAACAATATTAAAGAAAAAAAAGCGTCAAAAGATGCGAATACGAGTAAAATTTATGCGAAGTTTGGTCGCGAAATTTATGTGGTTGCGAAGCAAGGAGAACCAGATCCTGAAGCGAACCAAGCATTGAAAGTTGTCCTGGAGCGAGCGAAAACATACAATGTTCCAAAAGCAATTATTGAAAGAGCATTAGAAAAAGCAAAAGGTGGGGCGGACGAAAACTACGATCACTTGCGCTATGAAGGTTTTGGGCCGAATGGTTCAATGCTTATTGTTGACGCATTAACGAATAATGTAAATCGAACGGCATCGGATGTGAGAGCGGCTTTTGGGAAAAACGGTGGAAACATGGGTGTGAGTGGATCAGTGTCCTATATGTTTGATCATACAGCTGTGATTGCATTTGAAGGAAAATCTGCGGATGACACGTTGGAATTGTTAATGGAAGCCGATCTCGATGCAAGAGATATCCTTGAAGAAGATGAATTGGTTGTCATTTACGCTGATCCGGATCAACTTCAACCTGTTCAAGAAGCCTTAAAGCAAGCAGGAATTCAATCGTTTAATTTAGTCGAGACCTCGATGTTGCCTCAAACAGAAGTCCATTTAGATGAAGAAAGCGAAACACAACTTGAGAAACTTATTGATGCTCTTGATGATTTAGAAGATGTGCAGCAAGTGTATCATAATGTTGCGTTTACTGAATAA
- a CDS encoding DUF3784 domain-containing protein produces the protein MLIIYGVIIGFISVCMIVASLLMLKYDYYDFVSNFGMRKQDEQRQLLENGWPQKHAKLMVGLGSVLLVFLIPVLLAIQYAMILQWLVFIIVLFGGTTYLSRYEVKEKRKRSYFLNGGIGFVLMVIFVSFTVRGMQAHDLHVKEDTFEITGAYGSEWPIEEVVDVQIIKERPSMVRINGIGTPTVSKGYHRRTSDNETVLLFTKGDESDYLYVQVEDQDVYLNAPSNHVLERWYEDLTSRR, from the coding sequence ATGCTTATTATCTATGGAGTCATCATCGGATTTATAAGTGTATGTATGATTGTTGCAAGTCTGTTGATGTTAAAGTATGACTATTATGATTTTGTTTCAAATTTTGGTATGCGAAAACAAGATGAACAAAGACAGCTACTTGAAAATGGCTGGCCACAAAAACATGCGAAATTAATGGTTGGACTAGGAAGTGTGCTTCTCGTTTTTCTCATCCCTGTTTTACTAGCGATTCAATATGCGATGATCCTTCAATGGCTTGTGTTTATCATTGTTTTATTTGGAGGAACGACTTATCTCTCGCGTTACGAAGTCAAAGAAAAAAGAAAACGTTCCTATTTTTTGAATGGAGGAATTGGATTCGTTTTAATGGTTATTTTTGTAAGTTTCACAGTGAGGGGCATGCAAGCTCACGACCTTCACGTTAAAGAAGATACTTTTGAAATTACCGGTGCCTACGGATCAGAATGGCCAATAGAGGAAGTTGTAGATGTACAAATCATTAAGGAACGACCTTCCATGGTACGGATAAACGGTATTGGAACACCGACGGTTTCAAAAGGCTATCACAGACGAACTAGTGATAATGAGACTGTTCTTTTATTTACGAAAGGCGATGAATCAGACTATTTATATGTTCAGGTTGAAGATCAAGATGTTTACCTAAATGCACCTAGTAATCATGTGTTAGAAAGATGGTATGAAGACTTAACTAGCCGGCGTTAA
- a CDS encoding 5-formyltetrahydrofolate cyclo-ligase, which produces MDKQEIRELTWATMTEEKVARFPFPIKGRIPNFKGAEAAAAIVRKTDLYQQAKIIKVNPDSPQLPLRAAILADGKTLFVPTPRLKDGFIQVKPEWVPSNEYRKAASLTHIKSYGKIISLKDLPQIDLMVMGSVTVDRDGRRLGKGAGYADREYAILKELGQEDIPVLTTIHSCQLREEELPMNPYDVTMDYIATEKELIQTNSTHLKPSGIFWDQVSPEELEDMPILQELKTLTASRR; this is translated from the coding sequence ATGGATAAACAAGAAATTCGAGAACTTACGTGGGCGACAATGACAGAAGAAAAGGTGGCTCGTTTCCCGTTTCCGATAAAAGGGCGCATACCAAACTTTAAAGGTGCCGAGGCGGCTGCGGCGATTGTAAGAAAAACCGATCTTTATCAACAAGCCAAAATAATAAAAGTGAACCCAGATTCTCCTCAGTTACCACTGCGAGCAGCAATTTTAGCAGATGGGAAAACACTATTTGTGCCAACTCCTCGATTAAAAGATGGCTTTATCCAGGTTAAACCAGAGTGGGTTCCCTCAAATGAGTACCGGAAAGCAGCCAGCTTAACCCACATAAAATCGTATGGGAAAATTATTTCTTTAAAAGACCTTCCGCAAATCGATTTAATGGTTATGGGCTCTGTAACCGTAGATCGTGATGGACGTCGCTTAGGCAAAGGTGCCGGTTATGCCGATCGTGAGTACGCCATTTTAAAAGAGCTTGGTCAAGAAGATATTCCTGTTCTTACTACGATACATTCCTGCCAACTCCGCGAAGAAGAGCTGCCCATGAACCCTTATGACGTCACAATGGACTATATTGCCACTGAAAAAGAACTGATTCAAACGAACAGTACTCATTTAAAACCGAGCGGCATATTTTGGGATCAAGTCTCTCCTGAGGAGCTAGAAGACATGCCCATTTTACAAGAATTAAAAACGCTAACCGCTAGTCGGCGTTAA
- a CDS encoding RimK family alpha-L-glutamate ligase yields the protein MKIYVIHENEEWSAPLFERLTQLQLPYENWNLSTGAIHLNEPPPEGIFYNRMSASSHTRGHRFAPELTSAVLAWLERYGRTVINDSRALRLELSKVVQYAELEKEGVKTPKTIAAVGKEQLYQASEAFEGEAFITKHNRAGKGLGVQLFQSREALRAYLDSDAFEEPVDGITLLQQYIESEEPFITRCEFVGGRFIYAVRVNTSDGFELCPADACSIENLYCPVGEEPTSKFMIDPTFSEPVIERYQRVLQNNGIGIAGIECIKDKNGVLYTYDINTNTNYNSEAEAKANQFGMLEIATFLGGQLEKLMTVKAE from the coding sequence ATGAAAATTTATGTCATCCATGAAAATGAAGAATGGAGTGCGCCACTGTTCGAACGCTTGACTCAACTGCAATTGCCTTATGAAAACTGGAACTTATCGACTGGTGCCATCCATTTAAATGAACCGCCGCCAGAGGGTATTTTTTACAATCGTATGAGCGCATCTTCTCATACTCGTGGTCATCGATTTGCACCAGAATTAACGAGTGCCGTGCTTGCATGGCTTGAACGATATGGACGCACCGTCATCAACGATTCCCGAGCATTACGATTGGAACTAAGTAAAGTTGTTCAATACGCTGAACTAGAAAAAGAAGGTGTGAAAACCCCAAAAACCATTGCCGCTGTGGGGAAGGAGCAGCTTTATCAAGCGAGTGAAGCATTCGAAGGTGAAGCGTTTATTACGAAGCACAACCGCGCTGGGAAAGGACTAGGCGTGCAGTTGTTTCAATCTCGAGAAGCGTTACGTGCATACTTAGATAGCGATGCTTTTGAAGAACCTGTAGATGGCATCACATTGCTACAACAATATATTGAATCAGAAGAGCCGTTTATTACGCGCTGTGAATTTGTTGGTGGTCGATTTATTTATGCGGTTCGCGTCAATACTTCGGATGGATTTGAACTTTGTCCAGCAGATGCTTGCTCGATTGAAAACCTATATTGTCCAGTAGGAGAAGAGCCTACATCAAAATTTATGATTGATCCTACATTTTCTGAGCCAGTAATTGAACGCTATCAGCGAGTCCTTCAAAACAATGGAATTGGCATTGCCGGAATTGAGTGTATTAAAGATAAGAACGGCGTCCTATATACGTATGATATAAATACAAACACGAACTACAATTCAGAAGCAGAAGCCAAAGCCAATCAATTTGGGATGTTAGAAATTGCCACATTTTTAGGCGGACAATTAGAGAAATTAATGACCGTTAAGGCCGAGTGA